The Acidobacteriota bacterium genome includes a window with the following:
- a CDS encoding TlpA family protein disulfide reductase yields MELPRLQPLYEQYKDQGFEVIAVETKRQTERATTFIEKNGLTYTMLENGEGDTEVANNTFNVIYHPSSFLIDRNGKIMYYHLGFEAGDEKHIEEEIKSLL; encoded by the coding sequence GTGGAGTTGCCACGCCTGCAGCCGTTGTATGAGCAATACAAGGACCAGGGATTCGAGGTCATCGCCGTCGAGACCAAACGACAAACCGAGCGTGCGACCACGTTCATCGAGAAGAACGGGCTCACATACACGATGCTCGAGAACGGCGAGGGAGACACGGAGGTGGCCAACAACACGTTCAACGTGATCTACCACCCCTCGTCCTTCCTGATCGACCGCAACGGCAAGATCATGTATTACCACCTCGGGTTCGAGGCTGGTGATGAAAAGCACATCGAAGAGGAAATCAAGAGCCTGCTGTAA
- a CDS encoding sensor domain-containing diguanylate cyclase, whose protein sequence is MTDLTQWSPIVLAAMALGLALVILLIAVLRALRREKSARQASEGKIREVAEEASRKYRRLEQDHQFLVDFFRMFSRLVGELHAERQVRMIPNALLSAMVQIFRPEVAAVLVKRGTQKSDPSVKDRLSIAALHAIRGALKPGMEFDFGEGQAGIAAERGHVMIRKDFEEDQVAAYQRSTVTVEPKYDIVAPMVAGGETLGVLAVSRPERHHDNERDVLEMIARVGALTWKNVQAYRDKEVEAEVDKLTRIFNKGALLRRLGFALHEARNSGSKVAVFIFDLDNFKVFNDTNGHLAGDRLLAKLAQLVKDTVRADDIFGRFGGEEFLLVMPDRTGAQAMTAASMVRKRIEEYAFEGESTQPLGKVTISGGVAVFPDDASEQVELMQVADRALYRAKQSGRNQVFRAEEPGLNPVDTR, encoded by the coding sequence TTGACTGATCTTACCCAATGGTCGCCGATCGTGCTCGCTGCGATGGCACTCGGACTGGCACTCGTCATTCTTCTGATTGCGGTCCTCCGTGCTTTGCGTCGCGAGAAGAGTGCGCGCCAGGCGTCCGAGGGGAAAATTAGGGAAGTCGCCGAGGAGGCGAGCCGAAAGTACCGGCGACTCGAGCAGGACCACCAATTCCTGGTCGATTTTTTCCGCATGTTTTCGCGCCTTGTCGGAGAGCTTCATGCCGAGCGGCAGGTGAGGATGATTCCCAACGCCCTTCTGAGCGCGATGGTTCAGATCTTTCGACCGGAGGTCGCCGCGGTGTTGGTGAAGCGAGGCACGCAGAAATCCGATCCCTCGGTGAAGGACCGTCTCTCGATTGCCGCCTTGCATGCGATTCGCGGCGCCCTCAAGCCGGGAATGGAGTTCGATTTCGGCGAGGGTCAGGCGGGAATCGCTGCCGAACGCGGCCACGTCATGATCAGGAAGGATTTCGAAGAAGACCAGGTGGCTGCGTATCAGAGATCAACGGTTACGGTCGAGCCCAAGTACGACATCGTCGCACCGATGGTCGCGGGGGGCGAGACGCTGGGGGTGCTGGCGGTGTCGCGTCCGGAGCGGCATCACGACAACGAACGAGATGTGCTGGAGATGATCGCCCGCGTTGGCGCGTTGACCTGGAAGAACGTGCAGGCCTATCGCGACAAAGAAGTCGAAGCAGAGGTTGACAAGCTGACCAGGATATTCAACAAGGGCGCCCTGCTCCGCCGGCTGGGTTTCGCCCTCCATGAAGCACGCAACAGCGGCAGCAAAGTTGCTGTGTTCATTTTCGACCTCGACAATTTCAAGGTATTCAACGACACCAACGGCCACCTGGCAGGCGACAGGCTGCTCGCGAAGTTGGCGCAGTTGGTGAAGGACACAGTACGCGCAGACGACATCTTCGGCCGTTTCGGTGGCGAGGAGTTCCTCCTGGTGATGCCCGACCGAACGGGAGCGCAGGCGATGACGGCCGCGTCGATGGTCCGAAAGCGGATCGAGGAGTACGCGTTCGAAGGCGAATCCACGCAGCCGCTCGGAAAAGTGACGATTTCGGGAGGCGTGGCGGTCTTTCCGGATGATGCATCGGAGCAGGTCGAGTTGATGCAGGTGGCTGACAGGGCGCTGTATCGCGCGAAGCAGAGTGGGCGCAACCAGGTCTTTCGCGCCGAAGAGCCCGGCCTCAATCCGGTCGATACGCGCTGA
- a CDS encoding STAS domain-containing protein produces the protein MKVDVRHVGDVIIVDLEGRLVMGVGDELLRDVMNELIAEDWKKIVLNLRKVSIIDSSGIGEVVSGWKLGRRFGASVKLLRPAPQIQRTLRLTQLLPLLEVFDEEDEAVASFQTD, from the coding sequence ATGAAAGTCGATGTTCGGCATGTGGGTGATGTCATCATTGTGGATCTCGAGGGACGGCTCGTAATGGGAGTCGGTGATGAGCTCCTGCGCGACGTCATGAACGAGCTGATTGCCGAGGATTGGAAAAAGATTGTCCTCAACCTGCGCAAGGTATCGATCATTGACAGTTCGGGTATCGGCGAGGTCGTATCCGGCTGGAAGCTCGGGCGGCGGTTTGGCGCTTCAGTCAAGCTCTTGCGTCCGGCGCCGCAGATTCAGAGGACCCTGCGGCTGACACAACTCCTGCCGTTGCTCGAGGTCTTCGATGAAGAGGACGAAGCCGTGGCGAGCTTTCAGACCGACTGA
- a CDS encoding hemolysin family protein — protein sequence MSAGLASWLGHPVTITLVLAVLTILVATSELLLRSLTGLGNVRFQGILEENPGLFGGRDRVTLSHVVDVGRWLQIVLVGVVWLVVARVFVLSDGWKVALVVCLPLLSIGVAHFLLRPLSEDRIAVLLRLVGPFATPLIAVLASRDPSAATPPVEDEEEEASEAEIQAYLEAGEKAGIFESEEGEIVESLVDFFDTVVREVMTPRTEMVTVSDEVGFDELLRVFAESHKSRIPVYQETIDRIVGVIHVKNLVEQQFEETEPSVKELWRECLVVPETKPLGELLRDFQREYQQMAIVVDEYGGTSGLVTLEDILEEIVGEIEDEHDSKSPPDWQELQPGVYRLQGRASLEVLQELLGVEVGDEDIDTVGGLVFSMHGTVPEPGTRVVDEDNGLLFVVEEMDERRIVSVTARRADPAEGAVAEKD from the coding sequence ATGAGCGCTGGTTTGGCCTCTTGGCTGGGCCATCCTGTGACGATCACGCTCGTCCTCGCGGTCCTGACCATCCTGGTTGCAACCTCTGAATTGCTTCTGAGGTCGCTCACCGGGCTCGGAAACGTCCGCTTTCAGGGAATTTTGGAGGAAAACCCTGGCCTCTTCGGGGGCAGGGACCGCGTCACTCTCTCACATGTCGTGGATGTCGGACGTTGGCTCCAAATTGTCCTCGTCGGTGTTGTGTGGTTAGTTGTGGCGCGGGTGTTTGTTCTCAGTGATGGCTGGAAAGTGGCATTGGTAGTGTGCTTGCCGTTGTTGTCGATCGGGGTGGCACATTTCCTCCTGCGACCACTGTCGGAGGACAGGATTGCCGTTCTGCTGCGTCTGGTGGGTCCGTTCGCAACCCCGCTGATAGCCGTGCTCGCCAGCCGCGATCCGTCTGCAGCGACGCCTCCGGTTGAAGACGAAGAGGAGGAGGCCAGCGAGGCGGAGATACAGGCCTATCTCGAGGCCGGGGAGAAAGCGGGCATTTTCGAGAGTGAAGAGGGAGAGATCGTCGAGTCGCTCGTCGACTTCTTCGACACGGTGGTCCGAGAGGTCATGACCCCCCGAACCGAAATGGTGACGGTCTCCGACGAGGTCGGGTTCGACGAGTTGCTGCGGGTGTTTGCCGAGAGCCACAAGAGCAGGATCCCCGTGTATCAAGAAACGATCGATCGAATCGTCGGCGTGATCCACGTCAAGAATCTGGTCGAGCAACAATTCGAAGAGACCGAACCCTCGGTGAAGGAGCTCTGGCGAGAATGCCTCGTAGTGCCGGAGACCAAGCCGCTCGGGGAGCTGTTGCGCGATTTTCAGCGCGAATACCAGCAGATGGCGATCGTCGTCGATGAATACGGTGGCACGTCCGGGCTCGTGACGTTGGAGGATATTCTCGAGGAAATCGTCGGCGAAATCGAGGACGAGCACGATTCGAAATCGCCGCCGGATTGGCAGGAGCTGCAGCCCGGTGTCTATCGTTTACAGGGTCGCGCCTCGCTCGAGGTGCTTCAGGAACTGCTCGGCGTCGAAGTAGGCGACGAAGACATTGACACCGTCGGTGGCCTCGTTTTCTCGATGCACGGCACCGTGCCCGAGCCGGGCACACGCGTCGTGGACGAGGATAACGGTCTGCTGTTCGTTGTCGAGGAAATGGACGAACGCCGGATTGTGAGTGTAACGGCGAGGCGAGCCGATCCAGCCGAAGGTGCCGTGGCGGAAAAAGACTGA
- the era gene encoding GTPase Era — protein MTESGTGTGSFATSAGDRPEISRAGTVALVGRPNAGKSTLLNALIGDKVAIVSDKPQTTRNRIIGILSEERGQAVFFDLPGVHKPLHKMNSRMMQEVRSALEEVDVVVHLVDSTVSWGGGEAYLFELLDSIRPPVIGVLTKIDLLPSKTDLLPLIERYGERRGDSTIIPISALQGDGLDELLDELFDALPEGKPIYPTDLTSTQTERFFVAEVIREKLLERTRNELPYTTGVIVDLFDESGRVLHIEAVVYVERKSQKGIVIGKGGRMIRAIGQAAREELERVLGADIYLGLRVKVHSRWRDDPRVLREMEPGAADLSEFVDDLPETDR, from the coding sequence ATGACTGAATCGGGAACCGGCACCGGATCGTTCGCAACGTCGGCCGGTGATCGCCCCGAGATATCCCGCGCTGGAACCGTGGCACTTGTCGGGCGCCCGAACGCCGGCAAGAGCACGCTGCTCAACGCGTTGATCGGTGACAAGGTGGCGATCGTCTCGGACAAGCCGCAGACCACTCGCAATCGAATCATCGGCATCCTTTCCGAAGAACGCGGCCAGGCGGTGTTCTTCGACCTACCCGGGGTTCACAAGCCTCTGCACAAGATGAATTCACGGATGATGCAGGAGGTCCGTTCAGCCCTGGAAGAGGTGGATGTTGTCGTGCACCTGGTGGATTCCACGGTCTCCTGGGGCGGTGGTGAGGCCTATCTGTTCGAGCTGCTCGACTCGATTCGCCCGCCGGTAATAGGAGTGCTGACGAAGATCGACCTCCTTCCCTCGAAGACGGACCTGCTGCCGCTGATCGAGCGCTACGGCGAGAGGCGAGGGGATTCGACCATAATTCCCATCTCCGCCCTCCAGGGGGATGGGCTCGATGAGCTGCTCGACGAGCTCTTCGATGCGTTGCCGGAAGGGAAGCCGATCTATCCGACTGACCTCACGTCCACCCAGACGGAACGGTTTTTCGTCGCTGAGGTGATACGAGAGAAGCTCCTCGAACGGACGCGTAACGAGCTGCCGTACACGACTGGCGTGATCGTCGATCTCTTCGACGAGAGCGGCCGTGTTCTGCATATCGAAGCGGTGGTCTACGTCGAACGCAAGAGCCAGAAGGGCATAGTCATCGGAAAGGGCGGCCGAATGATCCGGGCCATCGGCCAGGCGGCCCGAGAAGAGCTCGAACGCGTGCTCGGTGCAGATATCTACCTCGGCCTCCGGGTCAAGGTCCATTCGCGTTGGCGGGACGACCCCCGCGTTCTCCGTGAGATGGAGCCGGGTGCCGCTGATCTGTCGGAATTCGTCGACGATCTGCCCGAGACAGACCGATGA
- a CDS encoding glutaredoxin family protein, translating into MASEVALDTILVFTADGCPHCRALCADFDRRGVVYREINVSQEPGQMTRLRDLVWEHRLPVVADHERVSIGFRGQSSTFADLGLE; encoded by the coding sequence GTGGCTAGCGAAGTGGCGCTCGACACGATTCTCGTCTTCACCGCCGACGGGTGCCCGCACTGCCGGGCGCTATGCGCCGATTTTGATCGGCGGGGGGTCGTGTACCGGGAGATCAACGTGAGCCAAGAGCCCGGCCAAATGACCCGCCTTCGCGACCTCGTCTGGGAGCATCGTCTTCCGGTCGTGGCGGATCACGAGCGCGTTTCCATCGGCTTTCGCGGCCAATCGTCGACATTCGCCGACCTCGGCCTCGAGTAA
- a CDS encoding esterase-like activity of phytase family protein: MMRRLIIGLLLVVLAMSLQMGCRSTAAPEPASAWDIERAEVIEWSADHPSFEQHFALEASGLAASQGLLIVPSEKYGRLLIIDITGEARARTVRVGVPPHAELEGSAITANAMVLCDEAHAAVYEIQIGDLRKIFERGVESPLRALTLNLEGVDALGGKIGFEGIEVDRKDGTIYLLLERDGTESTGCVSRIWNLKRYGNSLRSEREPIEIGLEDCAWRLTGLAWWNGHLIALKTQYPGERYEVVTVDVVTGGIEVVSDLTGLLRSLASRGWSNNVEGIEVGPDGSLWLVADNAVTGVIDNPLPPPGESQTLLLRIPPKRTDGIVPGKRTTHP, translated from the coding sequence ATGATGAGACGCCTGATTATCGGTTTACTGTTGGTTGTGTTGGCCATGTCGCTTCAGATGGGCTGCCGATCGACAGCTGCACCCGAACCGGCATCGGCTTGGGACATCGAACGGGCGGAGGTCATCGAGTGGAGTGCCGACCATCCTTCGTTCGAACAGCACTTCGCACTCGAGGCATCCGGACTTGCCGCTTCTCAGGGACTGTTGATCGTTCCGTCAGAAAAGTACGGACGTTTGCTGATAATAGACATTACCGGGGAGGCCCGAGCCAGGACCGTTCGAGTCGGGGTGCCACCTCATGCGGAGCTCGAGGGTTCCGCAATCACTGCAAATGCGATGGTTCTCTGTGACGAAGCGCATGCGGCGGTCTACGAAATACAGATCGGAGATCTCCGAAAGATCTTCGAAAGAGGAGTGGAATCGCCCTTGCGGGCTCTCACGCTCAACCTCGAGGGTGTTGATGCCCTCGGAGGGAAGATTGGCTTCGAAGGGATAGAGGTCGATCGGAAGGACGGAACCATTTACCTCTTGCTCGAACGTGACGGGACGGAATCGACCGGTTGCGTATCCCGGATCTGGAATCTCAAACGCTACGGGAACTCGCTGCGATCAGAACGAGAACCGATCGAAATCGGGCTCGAGGATTGCGCCTGGCGTCTGACCGGTCTCGCGTGGTGGAACGGTCATCTGATCGCACTCAAGACGCAGTATCCGGGGGAACGCTACGAAGTGGTGACGGTGGACGTTGTGACGGGCGGCATCGAGGTGGTGAGTGACCTGACCGGGTTGTTGAGATCTCTCGCCTCACGAGGTTGGTCGAACAACGTTGAAGGCATCGAAGTGGGACCGGACGGATCACTCTGGCTGGTGGCTGATAATGCGGTGACAGGGGTGATTGACAATCCGTTGCCGCCACCTGGCGAGAGCCAAACCCTTCTGCTGCGTATTCCGCCAAAGCGGACCGACGGGATCGTGCCGGGGAAACGAACCACTCACCCTTGA
- the mtnA gene encoding S-methyl-5-thioribose-1-phosphate isomerase, producing MRIGDQWYRTIWPSDDGSAVEIIDQTLLPHTFELRSLRTVEDAAEAVSSMRVRGAPLIGATAAYGLALALRSDSSDGALESAAHALAETRPTAVNLRWALEKVKRAVGPLSPQDRADEAWACAALICDEDVEICRRIGAHGLARLREVAHRKEGATVNILTHCNAGWLATVDWGTALAPIYMAHDAGIAVHVWVDETRPRNQGAALTSYELAEHGVPHTLIVDNAGGHLMQHGMVDLCIVGTDRTTAAGDVANKIGTYLKALAAHDNGVAFYVALPSTTIDWTLRDGLAEIPIEERAPEEVTVIAGRTENGEVTKVEIAPSGCRAGNWAFDVTPARLVTGLITECGVCDASIEGLVGLFPERG from the coding sequence ATGCGAATCGGCGATCAGTGGTACCGGACGATCTGGCCGTCCGATGACGGATCGGCGGTCGAGATCATCGACCAGACCCTCCTCCCCCATACCTTCGAGTTACGGAGCTTGAGGACCGTCGAGGATGCTGCGGAGGCCGTCAGCTCGATGAGGGTTCGGGGCGCACCCCTGATCGGGGCGACGGCGGCCTATGGCTTGGCCCTGGCTCTCCGCAGCGACAGTTCGGACGGCGCACTCGAAAGCGCCGCTCATGCGCTGGCCGAGACTCGGCCGACCGCGGTCAATCTGCGCTGGGCCCTGGAAAAAGTAAAAAGAGCGGTTGGGCCCTTGTCTCCACAGGACCGGGCCGACGAGGCTTGGGCCTGCGCTGCACTGATCTGTGACGAAGACGTCGAGATCTGCCGCCGGATCGGTGCGCACGGCCTGGCCAGATTGCGCGAGGTCGCTCACCGGAAAGAAGGAGCGACGGTCAATATTCTGACGCACTGCAACGCCGGCTGGCTCGCCACCGTCGACTGGGGGACAGCACTGGCGCCAATCTACATGGCGCATGATGCGGGAATAGCAGTTCACGTCTGGGTCGACGAAACCCGGCCCAGGAATCAGGGCGCTGCCCTCACCTCGTACGAGCTGGCAGAGCATGGGGTTCCCCATACCCTGATCGTCGACAATGCGGGTGGCCACCTGATGCAACACGGCATGGTGGACCTGTGCATCGTGGGCACCGACCGAACCACCGCTGCGGGCGATGTCGCCAACAAGATCGGGACCTATCTCAAGGCACTCGCCGCCCACGACAACGGTGTGGCCTTCTATGTCGCTTTGCCGTCCACGACCATCGACTGGACTCTCCGCGATGGGCTCGCGGAGATTCCCATCGAAGAACGAGCCCCGGAGGAGGTAACTGTCATCGCAGGCCGCACCGAAAACGGCGAGGTCACGAAGGTCGAGATCGCGCCGTCAGGATGTCGGGCCGGGAACTGGGCCTTCGACGTGACGCCGGCTCGACTCGTGACCGGACTGATCACAGAATGCGGTGTGTGCGATGCCTCGATCGAGGGCCTTGTCGGGCTTTTCCCGGAGCGAGGATGA
- a CDS encoding DNA alkylation repair protein — protein sequence MSATSQAEELESALRAFGDTDRAVGAKAYLKSDLEFIGVAAKPLRAVAHTFLADHPGFDRASLLDLVQVLWKRPVFELKGVAVALLERRTIDLVPGDLDLIEDLLRRSHTWALVDWLCTKVAAPLVERDPRMTAIVLERWSRDEDFWVRRASMLAQLPALRAGGGDFELFASFASTMVGEKEFFIRKAIGWVLRDVSKKRPELAFSFLLEHIREVSALTLREGSKYLLDGQRETLNRACG from the coding sequence ATGAGCGCGACCAGCCAGGCAGAGGAGTTGGAATCCGCTCTTCGAGCTTTCGGCGACACTGATCGTGCCGTTGGCGCAAAGGCCTATCTGAAGAGCGATCTCGAGTTCATCGGAGTGGCGGCCAAACCGCTCCGGGCAGTTGCGCACACATTTCTGGCAGATCATCCCGGGTTCGACCGCGCATCGTTACTCGACCTCGTACAAGTGCTCTGGAAGCGACCTGTGTTCGAACTCAAGGGGGTAGCGGTGGCGCTTCTCGAACGCCGGACGATTGATCTCGTCCCGGGGGATCTCGATCTCATCGAAGATCTTTTGCGTCGTTCGCACACCTGGGCGTTGGTCGACTGGCTCTGCACCAAGGTGGCGGCGCCGCTCGTCGAGCGCGATCCCCGCATGACTGCGATCGTGCTCGAACGCTGGTCCAGGGATGAAGATTTCTGGGTCCGGCGAGCCTCGATGCTCGCCCAGTTGCCAGCCCTTCGAGCCGGTGGCGGTGACTTCGAACTCTTCGCCTCATTTGCATCGACCATGGTTGGCGAGAAAGAGTTCTTCATTCGCAAGGCGATCGGCTGGGTGCTTCGGGACGTGAGCAAGAAACGTCCGGAACTGGCGTTCAGCTTCTTGTTGGAGCATATCCGCGAGGTCTCCGCGCTGACCCTCCGAGAGGGATCCAAGTATCTACTGGACGGGCAAAGAGAGACTCTGAACCGGGCGTGTGGTTGA
- the arfB gene encoding aminoacyl-tRNA hydrolase → MIHINDDLSIDEDELRFEFARSSGPGGQNVNKVETKVRLLFSLPESRSLSPEQRMRIEEGLATRINKDGVLQVSSQRHRTREANRKAAVDRFKELLGEALAEEDPRVPTKVPRAIKKRRLESKRRRSRKKAMRARPKLDD, encoded by the coding sequence ATGATTCACATCAACGACGACCTCTCGATCGACGAGGATGAGCTCCGATTCGAGTTCGCGCGCAGCTCGGGCCCCGGGGGACAGAACGTCAACAAGGTCGAGACCAAGGTGCGCCTTCTCTTCAGCCTTCCAGAATCACGATCTCTGAGCCCCGAGCAGCGGATGCGAATCGAGGAGGGTTTGGCGACCAGGATCAACAAGGACGGCGTCCTTCAGGTTTCATCTCAGCGTCACCGCACCCGCGAAGCGAACCGCAAAGCAGCCGTGGATCGATTCAAGGAATTACTCGGCGAAGCGCTCGCCGAAGAAGATCCACGGGTGCCAACAAAAGTCCCGAGGGCGATCAAGAAGCGTCGTCTGGAGTCGAAACGGCGGCGCTCACGAAAAAAAGCGATGCGGGCGCGGCCCAAGCTCGACGACTGA
- a CDS encoding glycine C-acetyltransferase, protein MFDSFREGFKNELDSIREAGTYKEERVISSPQSAAISVPQGEVINFCANNYLGLADNPDIIARAKQALDERGFGMASVRFICGTQDLHKELENTISSFNGTDDTILYSSCFDANAGLFETILGPDDAIISDQLNHASIIDGVRLCKAERFRFANSDMEELKKILAQTQGHRRRLIATDGVFSMDGYLVKLDRICDLADRFDAMVMVDDSHATGYIGKTGRGTPEHCGVQGRVDVITSTLGKALGGASGGYTTGRQEIIDMLRQRSRPYLFSNTLTPALAAAGIEVFRMLSETTALREKLMDNTRYFRDKLSKVGFDLLDGETAIVPVMLYDAKLATDVADAMLEEGIYVIGFSYPVVPQGQARIRVQISAAHERDHLDRAVAAFETVGKRLGVI, encoded by the coding sequence ATGTTCGACAGCTTTCGTGAGGGTTTCAAAAACGAACTGGACAGCATTCGTGAGGCAGGTACCTACAAAGAAGAACGAGTGATCTCGTCTCCCCAGAGCGCGGCCATCAGTGTGCCCCAGGGTGAAGTCATCAACTTCTGCGCCAATAACTACCTGGGCCTTGCAGACAACCCGGATATCATCGCTCGCGCGAAGCAGGCGCTCGACGAGCGTGGCTTCGGTATGGCTTCAGTGCGGTTCATCTGCGGCACTCAGGACCTCCACAAGGAGCTCGAAAACACGATCAGCAGCTTCAACGGAACCGACGACACGATTCTCTACTCCTCGTGCTTCGACGCCAACGCGGGGCTCTTCGAGACGATCCTCGGACCCGACGACGCGATCATCTCCGACCAACTCAACCACGCTTCAATCATCGATGGAGTGCGGCTCTGCAAGGCGGAGCGATTCCGGTTCGCGAACTCGGACATGGAGGAACTGAAGAAGATCCTCGCGCAAACCCAAGGCCACCGTCGTCGCCTGATCGCGACGGACGGCGTGTTCTCGATGGACGGCTACCTGGTCAAGCTCGATCGGATATGTGATCTCGCGGATCGCTTCGATGCGATGGTGATGGTGGACGACTCACACGCCACCGGCTACATCGGCAAGACCGGGCGCGGGACTCCGGAGCATTGCGGTGTGCAGGGTCGGGTCGATGTCATAACGTCCACCCTCGGCAAGGCCCTCGGCGGTGCTTCCGGCGGTTACACGACGGGTCGCCAAGAGATCATCGACATGTTGCGCCAGCGTTCGAGGCCCTACCTCTTCTCCAACACGCTCACGCCGGCCCTGGCGGCTGCCGGAATCGAGGTCTTCCGAATGCTCTCCGAGACCACCGCACTGCGTGAGAAGCTGATGGACAACACGCGCTATTTCCGCGACAAGCTGTCGAAGGTCGGGTTCGACCTGCTCGACGGCGAGACGGCGATTGTGCCGGTGATGCTGTACGACGCCAAGCTCGCAACCGATGTCGCAGACGCGATGCTGGAGGAAGGGATATACGTTATCGGCTTTTCCTACCCGGTTGTGCCGCAGGGCCAGGCTCGAATCAGGGTCCAGATCTCGGCCGCGCACGAGCGCGACCATCTCGACCGAGCGGTGGCTGCGTTCGAGACCGTGGGCAAACGACTCGGCGTGATCTGA